GACAAGCGCATTCAGCCAAGGACTTCGAGCAGTGTGCCAGCTGTCATAACGCCACACGAGCGGCATTCTACCCAGGGATCCCCGGCGATCTGAAATACCATGTCCATTCATTCCACGGATTTGGCTCGCAGCGCAGCGGGGAGTCTAGTTATCCCGGCAATCTCGCTAACTGCGAAGCGTGCCATACCGCCTCGCAGTACAACCTGCCGAATCAGGCAAACATCCGGCCTTCGGTTGCTAGCGTGGCGGCCGGTGATGCGAGAGAAAACAAGTTCTTCAGCCCTGCCTTGGTGGTATGCGGTAGTTGTCACTTGGCATCCAATTTGGGGGATGTCAATCCCGATAGTCCGGCTGAAGGCGATGGCGCGATTTCGCATATGCTAAGGAACGGTGCCGTGTTTGCCGCAGACAGTGCCGCTGATGCAACCGGCAGTGAGCAGTGTGCGACCTGTCACTCGGTCGGGCAGGATGTCGGTGTCGACGTTGTCCATGATGTCTACCGGTTCCGCCAGTAAACCAGATTCGCTGAGAACGCCTTGGAAGGATTATAAAATGAATAAGAGAAAGTGGTGGTCGTGGGCAGCAAGCGGGATCCTGATCATGCTGGTCAGCATGATGGCTTTTGCCGACACTGAAAGCCGAGATCCCCGTGAAGCCGTTGAGGCTGAGCTGGATAAAAAATTCCAGGATGGACGCTATTCACGCGATGGCTCTGAGACGTGTCTGCGTTGCCATGACAAGGATTCAGAGATCCCGGCGACGGGGATCTTCGACAATGTTCACGGCCGCCTGGGGGTTTCCCATGGCCCGATGAGCGATCGCCAGTGCGAAGCTTGCCATGGCCCGCTGGGAAACCATCACCGTAACCCGAGGGGGAATAATGCGCGTGAGCCCATGATCACCTTTGGTGACGATTCCCCCGTTCCTGCCAGCAAGCAAAACAGCGTTTGCCTGTCTTGCCACCAAGGTAGTGCTCAGAGGAACTGGCACTCGAGCGTGCATGCGTTCGAAGATGTCAGTTGCTCGAGCTGCCATAAGCTGCATCAGGCTGAAGACCCCATGTTTAACCAAGCAACGCAGGTAGAAACCTGTACCGGCTGCCATAGCCAGGTTAAAGCTCAGCTGCACAAGCGTTCCAGCCATCCGATACGGGATGGGGTCATGAGCTGTTCGAGCTGCCATGAGCCGCACCAATCAGTCAACGAAGCCAGTTTGAAGCAGGTGGATATCAACGAAAATTGCTATCAATGCCATGCGGAAAAACGCGGCCCCTTCCTGTGGGAGCATGAGCCGGTGTCTGAGGACTGCAGTTATTGCCATAACCCGCACGGCTCCATCAATAGTGCGATGTTGGACAAACGCATGCCTCAACTGTGTCAGGACTGCCATCGAGTGCCGCACGCTCAAGTGGACATTCCAGAAGGAGACCTGCGTGTGCGTGGCGGCAGCTGCATGAACTGCCATAGTCAGGTACACGGTACCAATCACCCTCGCGGCTTAACGTTGAGAAAATGAGAGCAGAGCAATGAAGATTGTATATCCAATTTATTGGCTGACTGCATCGATGACATTCTGTGGTTATGCCGAAGAAGAGAGCGTGCCCGCTGACAATCCGTACCAGGATTACTCACTCAAAGCGGCGAAAGAGGTCGATACATCCGGCTGGGAGTGTAAAGCCTGCTCAAGTGATGGGCAATGGCAGGGAAGTGCCGCATTGGGCGCGGGCTATTCAGATAATGGTGGCTCGACCCGGTTCAACAATTGGGTGCCGACCCACAGTGATGTAGGGGCCGTGGGAACACTCAATGCCGATTTAGGGCAAGTCAATGATGACGGGGAATACACGCGGTTTGAGGTCGAAGACCTTGGCTTGAAGCGGTTTCGGATCGGCACCGAGCTGGGTGATTACGACGGTGTGCGGGCAAGCCTTTACTACAGCCAGTCACCGTATTACTGGAACGATGATAGCCTTTCTGCATACCGTGGTGATGGCACGACATTGACCGAAGGGGATCTCAGGACTTTCGACAAGGAATCGATTCGGGAAAAAATCCAGATCGGGTTGAAGTATACGCCGCCAAGCCCCTGGCAGCCCTATGCGGACATGACGTTCGAGCAAAAAGAGGGGACATATTCCTTCTATGACAACCGGGTGCCTGGCGTGGGCAGTGTTCCCGGATATATTCAAAAACCGCTCTCGCATGAAACCCTCAATACTGCTGTTGGGGTGTCCTATCTCGAGGAAGACTGGCTTATCGATGCGGCATACCGGGCCTCGGTCTTTCGTAATGACAACCAGGCCTTGTATTTCGGCCCTGCCAGCGATCCCTTTGCCGACTCCCGGGCCTACGAGCCCGATAATGAATTTCACCAGGTTGCTGTCTCGGGAAATTACAGGATGGACAGGCAGACGATTGATGGCCGGGTACTTTGGCAGGAGTCGACATCTGACGGTGGGTTGAATGTCTTTCCGGGATCACCGAACCAAAAGGCCAAGTTCGACGGTAAGGTCAATACGGTTCAGGTCGATGCGGGCTACAGCAATCGGCTGACCAGCAAAGCTGCGCTGAAGGTGCGGGCAGATTACCGGGATCGCGATGACCGCTCGGATAAGGATGCCGTCATAGGCCAGACACGGCCAACAACCGACAGAACTCGAAGCGGTCTCGAAGTGGTGGGGGATTACCGTTATAACCGGTCATGGAAAATTCAGGGCGGATATGACTATCGCTATCGCTCGCGGGAAGAGGCGAACAGGAAGCGCACCAATGAAAGCACGCTGTATCTTTCAACACGCTACAAACCGGTCGATGACTGGAGTGCCGGTGCCAAAGTCTCATGGCAAGACAGAGACGGCTCGAGCTGGAGGAACGACAGTGCCAATAGCCCGAATTTGAGGCAGTATTATTTGGCCGATCGGGAAAGGCTGGAACTCCGTGGGGATATTCGCTATCAGCTTAATGATTCAACCCAATTGTCTGCCGCCGCTTGGTACGGCGATGAGGATTATCCCACCCCGGATATAGGCCGCAGCTCGGGTAAAGATTATGGCTATGATGCCACCGTTGATTACCAGCATGATGAAAATACCGTGGGCTATGCCTACCTGAATTATCAGCAAATTGAATCCAAGCAGCAGAGCGCCAACAGCAATTCCCCTGATTTTTCCCGATATACTTCAGAACTGACCGATGAAGCTGTGGTTGTCGGAGTTGGAGCCAACCGGAACAATCTGATGGATAAGCGGCTGGATATCGGGCTTGATTACAGTTATAGCTATGGCAAGGGAAAGACATCCACCACGTCAAATGCCGACTTTGATTATCCGGATAATCGCTCCCAGGGGCATCGTTTGGAGGTCAATGGTACCTATCGTGTCGATGACAGACAGAGTATCAAGCTCAATATCAGGTATGAAAACTATGATGAGGATGATTATCTGTTTGCCGCAGACGAGGATAGCCTAGGCCGTGTCAATCAAGACTATGATGGCTACTTCGGTATGGTGTCGTGGGAATATAAATACTGATAGCAGGTAAACCAGCAGGTTTGAGGGGGCTCAAACCTGCTGCTAGTGTTACTGGAGCAGTTCGTGATCCGGCGGTAATAGCCGGGTAATCCACAGGATGAGTCTGTGTTTCATATTCGGTCCGTCTTCCTTGTCTTCAGGAAGCGGGGTAATTTGCTTGAATTGAACCAGCAAGCGGTAAATACATTCGACCTTATCCTTCGACGAGACTGATTTGTCTAAATCATCAAATCCTTGCTTCTTGGCAAAGGCCATACCTAGCTCTAGCGCTTTTTTTAAGAGTTTTGCATCGTTTTTGTTCTTCTTCATATCAGCTCCAGCCAGATGGTTATTAATTCATCTTAGAGCCTGTTGTTATGCATTTATAGCAATACAGGGCAATTCTTTGCGCTGAGTCGGTGAATTAATAATACCAGGCGATAGATGGCCAAAGTTTAGGCTAACGGGTGCCGATTTTGATGTTGCACCGCTTGAACGTCCGTTGCCAGAACCCGACATGCTGGCGTGTCGCCTGCCTGAAGCGATTATGGAGCTTACCGTTGAGGTATTGCTCGACGTAGGGAGTGGTGGCTGATTTCCTGGCATGTTCCAGCGTGAGCAGTGTTGTTAGAGCAGGAGATATTTGGCGGTATTGGGAGTCGAGCTCGGCAAGGTAGGCCTGCAGCTCGCTGGCAAAGAATTTGTTGAAAACGTTACTGAGGTATTCGGCTTTCTGTTGGTTGCGGTTAGGGCCGCAGATGAGCCGCTGTTCATGTTGTTCCAGCATGTCGGTAATCGCTTCTAACCACAACGTCGCGAGGTGTATCGAATAGACCAGCTGGCCGAAGTAGTGGTGGGTATGTAGCTGCTCTTGATGCTTTATCAGCCGGTCAGCCTGTTTCTCTTCTACACTGGTGCCCTGAAGGATGTTTTTCTGAATAAAAGTTAGAAAGTTAAAGGCATTTAAGCTTTCATCAAAGCCATAGAATAGGCCTAGCTCGAAAGGTTGGTGGTATATGGTGAGTTGCTGCCGCCACTCCTTTTCTGTGGTGAGCATATTCCACAGGTGGCTGGCGAGCTGGGCTTGTTTCTGCTGCTTGAACCCTTCAAGCATCGGCAGGACCTCAGAGTCTTGCGGGAGTACCTGCTGGCAGTGGTTGAGGCCACTTAACAGGATGAGCTCATAACGCAGTTGGCGGGTTTTGTCCTGTACCTTGCCCAAAATGGAGTTGCGCTCGGCGATCAGGTTGAACAGTCCGCATTTTCTCAGTTCATAGGCATCGAGTAGATCAATTCGAATATCTTCGATAGGCTCTAGAAGCTCGCGGGGTTCTGGAAAGGCGATGAGATCTATGTCATCGACGGCCACTGGCGAAGTGTCGAGGACATTGGCGAGCCGCTCATTGTAGCTGTTGAAGCTGCGTGTAGCGGTGTTGGGCTCGCAGCCAGTCAGTACCAGGAGCAGCAGAAGTAGTAGAGGATGGCAAAACAGGTTCATATGATTAGTATATCCAAGTAACCTGGTGTCACTGGGTTTTATACGTCGCGAAACAAAAAGGCGACCAACGGCCGCCTTTTAATTCGCGCAAGCAAAATCACCGTAGTGACATCTGCAACTGTGAGTCATCATCTTGCTTCTGTACCCAGAGCAGGCGGTATGCCAGCATGATAGCGGCGGCGGTTAGGCCGACGATGTTCCCTATCCAGAAGCCGTGTGGGCCCATCGGGGAGACGATCCAGTCGGTGATCCCGAGGATATAACCGATTGGCAAGCCAAGGATCCAGTAAGCAATGAAAGTGCGAATAAATATAGCCCGCATGTCCTTATAGCCCCTGAGTGCTCCGGCTGCCACTACCTGGATAGCATCGGTACATTGGTAGATGGCTGCGAGGAAGAGCAGTTGTCCAGCGATGTAGATAACCTCGCGGTTATCGGTATACATCTCGGCAATAGGCTCGCGCAGTACCACTGTCATGACCGCCGTCACCGCTGCGATACAAAAAGCCACAATCAAACCACTGCGGCTGGCGATTTTGGCCTCGGTAAAGTCTTGGCGTCCTAGCAAGTGACCGACCCGGATACTCAGGGCGGCACCTAGGCTCATCGGGATCATGAAGATCAACGAAGAAAAGTTACTTGCGACCTGATGGGCGGCGACGATCGTCGAGCCTAACGGAGAGATCAGCAAGGCAATAACCGCAAAAAGCGAGACTTCGAAGAAGATCGAGGCTGCAACCGGGAAGCCGAGGCGAAATAGGCGAATAACCGCTTTCAGCTGGGGTGGGTGCCAACGGTCGAAAATACCAATAGCGCGCAGCTTTTTGTTGAAACGGATATAAACCAGCATCGAGAAGAACATCAGCCAGTA
This Photobacterium gaetbulicola Gung47 DNA region includes the following protein-coding sequences:
- a CDS encoding nitrate/TMAO reductase (COG2197), coding for MNKRKWWSWAASGILIMLVSMMAFADTESRDPREAVEAELDKKFQDGRYSRDGSETCLRCHDKDSEIPATGIFDNVHGRLGVSHGPMSDRQCEACHGPLGNHHRNPRGNNAREPMITFGDDSPVPASKQNSVCLSCHQGSAQRNWHSSVHAFEDVSCSSCHKLHQAEDPMFNQATQVETCTGCHSQVKAQLHKRSSHPIRDGVMSCSSCHEPHQSVNEASLKQVDINENCYQCHAEKRGPFLWEHEPVSEDCSYCHNPHGSINSAMLDKRMPQLCQDCHRVPHAQVDIPEGDLRVRGGSCMNCHSQVHGTNHPRGLTLRK
- a CDS encoding putative outer membrane protein precursor, whose translation is MKIVYPIYWLTASMTFCGYAEEESVPADNPYQDYSLKAAKEVDTSGWECKACSSDGQWQGSAALGAGYSDNGGSTRFNNWVPTHSDVGAVGTLNADLGQVNDDGEYTRFEVEDLGLKRFRIGTELGDYDGVRASLYYSQSPYYWNDDSLSAYRGDGTTLTEGDLRTFDKESIREKIQIGLKYTPPSPWQPYADMTFEQKEGTYSFYDNRVPGVGSVPGYIQKPLSHETLNTAVGVSYLEEDWLIDAAYRASVFRNDNQALYFGPASDPFADSRAYEPDNEFHQVAVSGNYRMDRQTIDGRVLWQESTSDGGLNVFPGSPNQKAKFDGKVNTVQVDAGYSNRLTSKAALKVRADYRDRDDRSDKDAVIGQTRPTTDRTRSGLEVVGDYRYNRSWKIQGGYDYRYRSREEANRKRTNESTLYLSTRYKPVDDWSAGAKVSWQDRDGSSWRNDSANSPNLRQYYLADRERLELRGDIRYQLNDSTQLSAAAWYGDEDYPTPDIGRSSGKDYGYDATVDYQHDENTVGYAYLNYQQIESKQQSANSNSPDFSRYTSELTDEAVVVGVGANRNNLMDKRLDIGLDYSYSYGKGKTSTTSNADFDYPDNRSQGHRLEVNGTYRVDDRQSIKLNIRYENYDEDDYLFAADEDSLGRVNQDYDGYFGMVSWEYKY
- a CDS encoding multidrug efflux protein (COG0534) — translated: MHNYRRETRLLLKLAIPVLIASVAQTSMGFVDTVMAGGVSATDMAAVSVAASIWLPAILFGVGLLIALVPIVATLNGSGKRDNIPFEVQHGFLLALLISVPIIWVLYNAGTLIDFMDVETALAEKTTGYLHAVLFAVPGFLFFQTLKSFSEGVSMTVPSMVIGFIGLAANIPLNWIFVYGKFGAPALGGVGCGVATAIVYWLMFFSMLVYIRFNKKLRAIGIFDRWHPPQLKAVIRLFRLGFPVAASIFFEVSLFAVIALLISPLGSTIVAAHQVASNFSSLIFMIPMSLGAALSIRVGHLLGRQDFTEAKIASRSGLIVAFCIAAVTAVMTVVLREPIAEMYTDNREVIYIAGQLLFLAAIYQCTDAIQVVAAGALRGYKDMRAIFIRTFIAYWILGLPIGYILGITDWIVSPMGPHGFWIGNIVGLTAAAIMLAYRLLWVQKQDDDSQLQMSLR